AtgactatgaaaatgaattttcattggccatcatttcccgagcctgtcatcgCGGTAAAtaagttcagataatgatattttattgaaagcttGTAGCAAAAAAACtcgactgcactgtcgcctCTTAATTTGTATAATAAAGTCATAGTATGGCCTTTTTATGTctagctgggttgactgtatgagcgtcggtcatctcacagcgatcaacataatgtcgcccactaagtaatttcatgtcccgggtgtggtagtccgtgtgggctaccatttcatgggttttggtagccccagggaaaagttggtagtctgtggacgcgggactaccgctaatgtCGAGCcctgatatatgtatatatgtatatatatatatatatatatatatatatatatatatatatatatatatatatatatatatatatatttataattatGTAGGGATTTGAATCATCCTTTTCTGATCCAATTTTCCATCATTGTCTTTCCTTGAagcaaaaacatacaaatgtgAAAGGTCACAAGGTCTAGGTGAAATTACTTAAGCAAAACTGGATAAACTACTGTTTTTCGATAAATTTTGCTTGCTTGAGAATTGAAATCAACAAGAAATGTCATTCCGAAATAGGATAAGACTTGCTGTGTCATACAATCCATGGAGATTAAAGCAAATGTCGGCATGACGTCTCTTTTCATTTCAGTGTAATTTAGTCATTTCTTCCCTTGTTTCGATTGATTGCGTTTAGATGCATGACATTAATGACTTGTCGACTTCCTCcaaaatgtaattaaaatcaGGCGTGCAACAAACTCATCGTATAACCATAATCGTTCGTCAACTCCGAGTCAAATAATCCATTCTGCGATCAAGCGAATGTAAGAggtaagggacgattcagaatttacttccagggggagggtggaggattttctgttttctcggtgatttttttccatggccccccctagtaaattatagaaagaatctatggccccccctcatctttcctgtttttttccatggccccccctaatatatacatgcatgcttacacggtacattatagacatatctagtctaacaagttgcaggaactgtagggcctagtggacattaatcgatgatataacaaatcatttcagggttatgtgactataaaaagaatgatttgcagggacggcaagtggcacacttttggaaagggtagcaataaacatatctggttataaatttctgaagaaaagttaattactaaatatgaatacttttttcgttatgtctcactgatacatatgatgcacacaaagacaagcaaagatgtcagttagaatggtgaacagaaaatcagaggagcagataattggcaaagtgatatatatcttgaagtttaatggtacatctcatttgcagatatccagatatttctggaaagtgagatgtacatgtacatgcacacgttcagcatacattttcatttgatgatgctgaatatttgcagactcacggtgaaagttttaaacattaggaattaaaattggtgaaagccaacttgtttttaattttctcttttttctaatttggttgtcataaaaccaagttgctgccactgaaagcaacaatgctgaggaatattttagaacatttcttgaacaaaacaccttatccaaaacatgaattcacatgttattctgctcattccattcacaatccaatgttcatattaaaatgcagataaccctgtgtaagtcaaaattcacattttgtcagcagtatttttcaaaattgacagagcattcatatttcaattttttttaacaaactttaattttagaatagtcatgatgcgcatgttttcagatgacacgaaacaatacatgttaatttgtttttttgccttttctgccagccgccactgtgaaatctttgattatacatatcagaatgaatgggacacaaaagtattagcatcaatacacaatgtgtaagcctatccacatttctcctagcctcatacacactgagatcacttcttggactacagcaaatttcttgtgtacacaatatttcaacaatccgacaccatagcattggtgcagtgccacatgatcttctggatgcacatacaggattattggaaaatcaaccctcttgtaaatttttcaccatatatttttgacagtaatacataatatttttattttcaacattaaaacctattcgttgaaaagcaccttgaagatgagacggccataaatttattttcaaaaaagtttatagtagatgtaagcactgtaaaaagttatgtagaacatttaaaaaatttagaaagggtaaaattgatgagaatgaaacatagaaaaaaggagcagaaaagaagagtagcagtagcagtagtttactcaaaggatgaagtgggtgtatatttgggggaaaaaaactCAATtattgtattaatgataaaaattaatttaagtcgaaaactagactattttctgaaatgtaatatttcacttgaaaggatagtattcatgtagaaaaaaacaactattttactttatattatccatcttcattttaaaattgtaggggtttaaagactgacactctaataattgattaaaatcatgatcagcaaaattaaaatgcctcctcttaaaaatgtaagagctttattgccaaacaaaaccaattgatagttgttgtgttatatagcatttaaaaaacataatgtgaaatttcagaaaatttgacccagccggagtggagttaaattcgttggaaattttgaaattgggaggcaaaagaagccaagaaatcaggtgatttgcatacatttgcataaattaacacttctttatcatgcaactttcaactgctttacaagctacaaggtaaacccaaccttaaaaagacatttgctgtaatttttagcatttgttcaatgttcatctctgtgtatcagcatttgtttgttattctatcactacatagaacacccaatgctgtatttagcaacataccagtgtgaacataaatgaccattgttattgttgataaatgaattctagtctggacttgatctgagatctcttttcaacaaaaacaaccctgactgttcactgtatggtttgtattgacacgctaaatactggacatttcataacgcttcagggaggagaacaagatactgcatagatgcataaaacaaaccactgtgaatattaccgaatttggcagctaaaggagtttaactaaacatgttgagtttatctgtcacccaggtagcgtctacggtgctcttttgtagagatcagaaattctgggcaaatattgaattgatgttttttttccttggcccccccctaaaagattgtggtatttttgtctggccccccctaaattttcttgggaaaaatgggtggccccccctgaaaatcctccaccccctctggaagtaaattctgaatcgtccctaataACGATAATAAGTTGAGTTGCAGTTCAGATTctaattttcattgcaatgaaaTTATTCATACGGATAGTGTTTTAACACTCAACAGTCCATAGTGTGTTCTTGGCGTGGTAATGACGTTGAATCCTGAAGCCAGCACTAGACTTATAGCTTTTTCATGCACCATCAACTGTAGTATTTCGCGTAGAGGTTACAATAGATCTCCCAGTAAATGTATTAtctttttatttgcatttagggactagtcagtttcttcggcctgagGGGGGggattgattttttttgccgacgtcaaaaagtggctgaccccctattacaaattttgaaaacagggtgacccctctattccaaatttcgaaaacaggtgaccccccgcacgcgacaactgtaaataaacggtggacataaattatatatatatatatatatatatatatatatatatatatatatatatatatatatatatatatatatatatatatatatatagattatacacctactgccgtaacctatggaagtttgaccgtccaataactttccgtattttgtgtagtacgcggagtcccgaatacgggagacgcgcgacgcgaattttcaggggtttgtagcaattttatttcaacaatcgcgcgcgttccactcatatcgcgtgtgccgcatccctcaaaatttaccataggaTTAGTTTACgaacgattaatggagggaggtgtataataatagggttatacacaaaatacggccctgtatggactcgggctcagtgagtgacgtattggactcgccttcggctcgtccaatacgtcactcgccttcggctcgtccaatacgtcactcactgaggcctcgtccatacagggccgtattttgtgaataaccctataatatattatatatatatatatatatatatatatatatatatatatatatatatatatatatatatatatatatatatatatatatatatttatatattatattttacatacattcatattttaacagtcattctgtgttttaatgaaattgttgacatgtcagttgtaaggtaggaatttcaaagtgtcaatcttaaagtttgaatacagtacatttcaaatgagctgtgaatgtatttcacactttctatgcttaaccagatgtcctgaactgttgtacagaaacggatgtcaatcattaatatcaagaggaagaagcagtaaatcaaaaatgttgattgGTGTTAAGACTtaccagccatccaattaaatctccttttagccaaatctgatgtgtacagtgtctgagatgaccttttcttgttgCATTGAAACcgtaaaagcacagctaataatgacaaaaactgcctttttaactgttattttggtcataaaaagcatcattctacagaaaacctgagacacaaaggaaaacagttgcatcattgagaacgaaagatatcttgtcattttttatctctaaaataagtcactgtatcaaatatatattgtgaaatatttgtgcatgttgctttctcatactgaatccTCATAGAGGgatcagaaaagtatcaggaatttgtcatgcttttcatatgaactgcagatttgaTAACGTTACACTTTCActcagcaaacatcaagatatctctggcatatatgtctgatttactagagtatggcgcccgaagggtgcgGAGAAAaatgatatctctgatatatatgtcttgtatattaaagtcatgcacaggaagggcgtgctgaaaaatgtctgatatgttaaagtaatgcgctcgatgagcacgctgaaaaatattgaacatacagatatctctgatatatgtatgcctgatatgttaaagttgggcgtgctgaaaaatatgtctgattattaaagttatgcgcccgaagggcgcgccgaaaaatacaactgaatgatgaaatgtgtggctgacacgatgcattttaggcaatgatgagcccgtgtcaaattcaaaaacacactgaccccccctattgggcatttcaaaaacatggtgaccctccccctatcaccaaagtaaaaaaaagggtgaccccATGAATCAACCGCCCCCCCGgcagaagaaactgaccagtcccttactggcgtttttctttctttgtaaATAATACCTCAAGTTTTTGAAGGCAGCTTTTACTTCAACCTAGGACATAAGGACCTTCCACGCAATAACCGGTTATTTAAGAAACTTGAACAGATTGTATTTCGATGGATTGTCTGCACTATAAAGACAATGTTTGAGTGCTCTTTAAGCTCAATGTGTTGACTTGACAGCCTTTTTATGAATGGTATTTGCACGAACAACTACACTGAGATCACAGTAGACGAGAACGCTGATTATCCCATACTGTGCAGCTTgttaatcgatgtttgaattcGCCTCATTTCAGCATGTTCCCTTTGAAGACCACGATGATTTCATTAACTGTACTGTTTTCAGTAAACCGTTATGATGGACCCCAGCAAAATAATAAGTTGACACAGTCAGTCAAATTACATGCAGTACCATAAGCATGACAAGATTAATGCGAAATTATACACGATCCAATTTGTCGATTGAATGAAGATTTCCAGAAATAGCAAACAAGCTGGATCCGTTTACATTTAGTATTTTCCTTTGATGTTGACCTTCCATTTCACTTTTCACTACCTTTTCCTCCTTTTCTCCATTAGTTGTTTCACAAAATGTCTGAGAAGTCGTTATATTAGTCAATTTCGCTTTCCATTAATATGAATTATATAATAGgcttgtcaataccagtgaattttgtaacGCCATGCCCCAAGATTATTACTGAATCggttatccagcattgtggtcCTGGATGTGTTTTACATCTAAAAATTCACTGGCATCGCCAacactataaaataatagcaataatgtatccCCTCCTGGCCCATGATGGACTCAagtaaactttgcactccatagtGTACTCAGCTTTGCCTCATAATTacgtcgtgcaaagtttgctagAGTCCATCATGGGCCGGAAGCGGTACGTCATTGCTGAAATATCGACCGATGGTAGAACTTAGGTGACATGTCTGCGATATCCCTATTCTTTCATTGAgtgaattttattcattttttcccTTTCACGTTTAATTTTCAGCGACCGTATAAAGTAGACGCCAAGTTTTAAAATCGTGATGAAGTTCCACCACCGACTGACATTTGCTATCACCTTACTGCTGGCGCTTTTATTCCTAATATTAAGTCCAGTGAAGGAATTTTATTATGGTCGTATTTACTCCCACATAGCGACGGATACACAATGGATTCAGCAGCCGGCTGTACTTGTAGTCTCCTCTGAAAATCCAAGCAACCTGAACAATACATCTATCCTGGACGAACAAGCTGCCGCTGTCAAAGGAAGGTATATTCACATCCTCGTCCACGCTCGCATGAGAACAGGTTCGAGTGTGACGGCAAGTCTTTTCAATGATCTTCCAGATTTCTTTTACGTGTACGAGCCTGGTCACATGATTGTAGAAGAAAAGCAACTAGACCTGTATGCTGACAGTTTCAAACACCTAGAAGACATTCGACCGGATTTGGTAAATTTCCTTCACTGTATTTACAACTGTAGTTTCGGCGGGAAAACCCTCTACACAAGAAGCTTACAACGTCATAAATTCATGAGACAGAACAGCAAAGCGTTGGCTGGAATTAAAACACCAATTCGAGAAGGAGACTTGGAGCGTATATGCCGTCAGAAGAAACACATTGTAGTGAAAACAGTCAGGTTGAACAATGTTGCGTTGGCAGAATCAGCATTGAGACAATATCACGTGAGAGTGATTCACGTTGTTAGAGACCCAAGGGCAATGATGTTGTCGCGAAGGAATATGCAAAAATTGTCGGGCAATATGAAACGGAATAAGGCTTCCAGGGATGTATTTGTATACAAacttaaaaaaatcataacagaCTACTGCACGTGGCTCGAAGATAACTATCTGTCTGTTGATCGAGGTCCCGATTGGATCAAAAAACAATACTTTTTGATACGTTACGAGGATTTGATTGATAGACCAAGGacttttgtaaagaaaatgttcaaatttgcaGGACTACCACTAGACAACGACACAGTTGCTAGGATACAGTCGGCTAAGTGGTGGAGAGGCCATGGTGAAGAATGGAGATCACATGTCACATTTAAAGAGGTTGATGCTGTACAAGAACTTTGTCCAGACTCAGTTTTCAAACGATTCGGGTATAAAAAGTTGTCAAGTGAGGCCCAGCTAATAGATAGGAATACGAGTGTGGTAGTGCCTTTAAAATACACAGGGTTAGACCCACATCTAGTTTGACCGATTGAAAAGGAGATTTTCAGAAATGCAGATTCATTTACACTGTGCTCGAAACAATAAATTTGAATTCCAGTCAGTAGCACAATCAAATGAGCCTCGATCGGTTTGCATTTCCAATTATTTTTGTCGAACAATTCATTACAAGCTGATGATCAGATTATAAGGAAGCTGAACGGTACTCGACTAGTGCtagaaatacatcaaaatagtatgtttttgatttgcatgttcCTTTCATACATGAATGACATGCTTCAATCTCTGAATCATTTAAAATTTACCATTTCTTAGGGTAGTGTAATGATTTAGTGATTCAGGTTATATCCAGAAAAGCAATTTAGAAGAAAAGGAGGGAAAACATTGGTTAATCCATTCTGTATAACTGGATACAGATTATTTGGAAAGAAGATTTCCCTCAGGAAGGCATGCGAATTGAAGTTTTGATCTATCACTCCCTTGTGACATGGTGCTCGGTTGTTAGAGTTTGGCGTAAATATTAACACCTGAATTTAACGAACAAATAAAGTACTCAAAATGATTAAGTGACTTGGCAATTCTGAATATCTCCACATACTCTATCCTGTGCTATTTATATGTTTGGCGTTTTTCATTAATCTTACTGTCGCGTTTGTGAGACAAAATGCATCAATTATCCCACTATGTCAGAATATCTCATGAAGGTTGGCGCCTTTAAAAGTGTTGAATAAAGatgattttgacaaatttaatttttgactgTCCTTTTATATCCTCAAAACTCCAGAGTGGATTTATGCGTCATGAGATTGAACAGGTTTCTCTGAAAACGTCTCTTGCctaattcattcatttttttccacGATTTGATGAATACTTTGATTCAAAATTATAATAGCCGTTCGTGTGTTTGCATTGCATTCTTGGTAGAATAATTCCAATGTACGTGCCTTGCTTTATGGTATAAAGACTACCTTTAGAACATGTTGTGTTGCATTCAATTTCCTGAACGAATCTGTATAACTTTTAGCACAAAccctaaaaagtggcatttcttAGTATAGTTAATCGCCATAGTTAAAcaaggccgaaggccgagtgatgtttacaagttcctgaccataagtgtggtgattacaactgtaacagctcacctacgaggtgcgattaacgacttataccactaaacaggccaatcttctctaaaatttgaaaattactaccAATAAATTGTCGACTTTTCATTTGAAcacccacaatggaatggagcGACTCATTGTACGTtgaaaggttcacagaggtcgATTTATGCATctggcatgcgagtttgggagaatgacctatcccagacaagttGGACAAGGGCTCTTGTCAACTGAAAATCTtcatttgaataagggctacagagtggtattatgcacctgtgtagaaggaaactgttttagtctgattggtttAATGAAATGGCTTGTCTTACTCTGTCGTATTGGCTATTTGCTAGGGAGAAGGcattcaatctgtagatgcatgtgattgcctcgtggatgcatcaggctttcaatgcCATTTCGGTGTTTTTTGGCTGGTCAAGATGgatcttgtcaacttgtctgatctgatgaccctaGAGACTTCCTAGAGGTCCATTGACGGCCATGTA
The DNA window shown above is from Ptychodera flava strain L36383 chromosome 5, AS_Pfla_20210202, whole genome shotgun sequence and carries:
- the LOC139132807 gene encoding carbohydrate sulfotransferase 1-like; amino-acid sequence: MKFHHRLTFAITLLLALLFLILSPVKEFYYGRIYSHIATDTQWIQQPAVLVVSSENPSNLNNTSILDEQAAAVKGRYIHILVHARMRTGSSVTASLFNDLPDFFYVYEPGHMIVEEKQLDLYADSFKHLEDIRPDLVNFLHCIYNCSFGGKTLYTRSLQRHKFMRQNSKALAGIKTPIREGDLERICRQKKHIVVKTVRLNNVALAESALRQYHVRVIHVVRDPRAMMLSRRNMQKLSGNMKRNKASRDVFVYKLKKIITDYCTWLEDNYLSVDRGPDWIKKQYFLIRYEDLIDRPRTFVKKMFKFAGLPLDNDTVARIQSAKWWRGHGEEWRSHVTFKEVDAVQELCPDSVFKRFGYKKLSSEAQLIDRNTSVVVPLKYTGLDPHLV